A part of Fimbriiglobus ruber genomic DNA contains:
- a CDS encoding YggS family pyridoxal phosphate-dependent enzyme, translated as MTESELRTVLTDRFAAVEQRIAAACARAGRDRAGVTLVAATKTVSPQVAAVALELGARDLGESRPQELWKKADAIPAARWHLIGHLQRNKIDRTAPLAALIHSVDSVRLLDALDAFGRARKLPVPVLLEVNCSREPAKGGFAPADIPPLGEKLAALTGVTVGGFMTMAAYHDDPSLCRPTFAELRTLRDSLRVATGLALPHLSMGMSNDFEVAIEEGATLVRIGTTLFEGLGDEAA; from the coding sequence TATCGCCGCCGCGTGCGCGCGGGCCGGCCGCGACCGCGCGGGCGTCACCCTCGTCGCGGCGACGAAGACGGTGTCGCCGCAGGTGGCCGCCGTGGCGCTGGAACTCGGGGCTCGCGACCTGGGTGAAAGTCGGCCGCAGGAGTTGTGGAAGAAGGCCGACGCGATCCCGGCCGCGCGGTGGCACCTGATCGGCCACCTCCAGCGGAACAAGATCGACCGCACCGCGCCGCTCGCGGCCCTGATTCACTCGGTCGACAGCGTGCGGCTACTCGACGCCCTCGACGCCTTCGGCCGCGCGCGGAAGTTGCCGGTGCCCGTTCTTCTCGAAGTGAATTGCAGTCGCGAGCCCGCGAAAGGTGGATTCGCCCCGGCAGACATCCCGCCATTGGGCGAGAAACTCGCGGCGCTGACGGGCGTGACGGTCGGCGGGTTCATGACCATGGCCGCCTACCACGACGACCCCTCACTCTGCCGGCCAACGTTCGCCGAACTCCGGACCCTCCGCGACAGCCTCCGGGTCGCGACCGGCCTCGCTCTTCCGCACCTCTCGATGGGCATGAGCAACGATTTTGAAGTGGCGATCGAAGAAGGGGCGACACTGGTACGAATCGGAACAACACTCTTCGAGGGTCTCGGCGACGAGGCCGCCTGA
- a CDS encoding DUF167 domain-containing protein, with product MPIPISPHADGATLPVRAQPGAKKTGVLGEQAGALKVAVTAPPEDGRANDALIEVLKDWLGVKRSQVELLSGRTNRNKVFLIRGETADEIGARVAGLLAEM from the coding sequence ATGCCGATCCCCATCAGCCCGCACGCGGACGGGGCGACCCTGCCGGTTCGGGCGCAACCCGGGGCCAAGAAGACCGGCGTCCTCGGCGAGCAGGCAGGCGCGCTCAAGGTCGCCGTCACCGCCCCGCCGGAAGACGGCCGCGCCAACGACGCACTGATTGAAGTGTTAAAAGATTGGCTCGGCGTCAAGCGGTCCCAGGTCGAACTCCTGTCCGGCCGCACGAACCGGAACAAGGTGTTTCTGATCCGCGGCGAGACGGCGGACGAGATCGGGGCACGGGTGGCCGGGTTGCTGGCGGAGATGTAA
- a CDS encoding LCCL domain-containing protein: MARSPLHLCCAVCAILLVGPAIAQDAPKAPKAVRPVIEVKLTDDTVVKLTLLDEQFEFQTAYGKLTIPAGDVRRIDLGFRVPDDTAREIAAAVADLGSNQYQKREEAMTGLLAHREKAYPALKAAAKSTDAEVAKRSAELIERLQVLVAKNRLDWPESDMMYTDASKISGKILSPTLKVRSFAFGELQLKLSDCVTITVLNGGADLATADTLNDPGSMAGYQGHVGRTFVFRVVGAASGSVWGTETYTLDSTLALAAVHAGVLKQGQTGNVRVTILGPSQNFIGSTQNGVTSSNYASYPGAYKILPR; this comes from the coding sequence ATGGCTCGCTCCCCGCTGCACCTCTGCTGCGCCGTTTGCGCCATTCTTCTCGTCGGTCCCGCGATCGCCCAGGACGCGCCCAAGGCACCGAAAGCCGTCCGGCCGGTAATCGAAGTCAAACTGACGGACGATACCGTCGTCAAGTTGACCCTGCTCGACGAGCAGTTCGAGTTCCAAACCGCCTACGGTAAGCTGACCATCCCCGCCGGCGACGTCCGCCGGATTGATCTGGGCTTTCGCGTCCCGGACGACACGGCCCGGGAGATCGCCGCGGCCGTCGCGGACCTCGGCAGCAACCAGTATCAAAAGCGGGAGGAGGCGATGACGGGCCTCCTCGCCCACCGCGAGAAGGCGTACCCGGCGCTCAAGGCGGCCGCCAAATCCACGGACGCCGAAGTCGCCAAGCGGTCGGCCGAGCTGATCGAGCGGCTACAAGTCCTCGTGGCCAAGAACCGGCTCGACTGGCCCGAGTCCGACATGATGTACACGGACGCGTCGAAAATCTCGGGGAAGATCCTGTCCCCGACGCTCAAGGTTCGCTCGTTCGCGTTCGGCGAGTTGCAGCTGAAATTGTCCGACTGCGTGACGATCACTGTGCTGAACGGCGGGGCCGATCTCGCGACGGCCGACACCCTCAACGACCCCGGCTCGATGGCCGGCTACCAGGGGCACGTCGGCCGGACGTTCGTGTTCCGGGTCGTCGGCGCCGCGTCCGGGTCGGTGTGGGGCACGGAGACGTACACCCTCGATTCCACGCTCGCCCTGGCAGCCGTCCACGCCGGCGTGTTGAAACAGGGGCAGACGGGCAACGTCCGGGTGACCATCCTCGGCCCTTCGCAAAATTTCATCGGCTCGACTCAGAACGGCGTCACGTCCTCGAACTACGCCTCGTACCCCGGTGCGTACAAGATCCTGCCGCGGTAA
- a CDS encoding oligosaccharide flippase family protein — MSNTDVRTRRSFLLGAASNWLAFAAVLAVSFFLTPYLITALGTPRYDVWCVVESVLAYFTLLDMGVAACLVRSVARHHATAERDELNRIASSCLALFLAAGAVAILIGAPVLVALAPRMEAKSGADDVLPFMLLMLANLAATLPLSIFPSILDGLQKFTAKSVVRILFLLARTAGIVAVVHSEAGLLPLAVVYTVTNVAENAVLAALCFRFLPGLRLARRFVDRGTLREVRGYSTDAFLAMLAGRVTVQTGAIVVGVFLPEGQVTLYAIAARLVEYAKTLLRTITTTLTPGVSAMEARGDHAGVRRLFLTATRWMLYAVVPVNLGLWFFGRPFLARWVGQEFVEGSFPALALMATTLSVGVAQSVSSRILYGLGRLRLFARAALGEAALNLILTLALTGPLGVEGVATAVAVPNLLFCLFVVAYTARLLDIPMGEYLRAGWLRPVLAGAVPVVVWAAAGEVAPTWGAIAVGIAAGLLPYAMVVAACETRPTGWRKRLVALRATAAR; from the coding sequence TTGTCGAACACGGACGTTCGCACCCGCCGCTCGTTCCTTCTCGGCGCCGCCTCCAACTGGCTGGCGTTCGCGGCCGTCCTCGCGGTCAGCTTCTTCCTCACGCCGTATCTGATTACCGCCCTCGGCACGCCGCGGTACGACGTGTGGTGTGTAGTCGAGTCGGTGCTGGCGTACTTCACGCTGCTCGACATGGGCGTGGCCGCGTGCCTGGTGCGGTCCGTCGCCCGGCACCACGCGACGGCCGAGCGGGACGAGTTGAACCGTATCGCGTCGTCGTGCCTGGCGCTGTTCCTGGCGGCTGGAGCTGTGGCGATCCTGATCGGGGCGCCGGTGCTGGTCGCGCTCGCGCCGCGGATGGAGGCCAAGTCCGGTGCGGACGACGTCCTCCCGTTCATGCTCCTGATGCTCGCAAACCTCGCCGCCACCCTGCCGCTGAGCATCTTCCCCTCGATCCTGGACGGGTTGCAGAAGTTCACCGCCAAGAGCGTCGTCCGTATTCTCTTCCTGCTCGCGCGCACGGCCGGAATCGTGGCTGTCGTACATAGCGAAGCGGGCCTGCTGCCGCTCGCCGTGGTGTACACGGTCACCAACGTCGCCGAAAACGCGGTCCTGGCTGCCCTCTGCTTCCGCTTCCTCCCCGGGTTGCGACTCGCGCGGCGGTTCGTCGACCGCGGGACGTTGCGGGAAGTCCGCGGGTATAGCACGGATGCGTTCCTGGCGATGCTCGCCGGGCGGGTGACCGTGCAGACCGGGGCCATCGTCGTCGGCGTGTTCCTGCCCGAAGGCCAGGTGACGCTTTACGCGATCGCCGCCCGGCTCGTGGAGTACGCGAAGACGTTGCTCCGCACGATCACCACCACGCTCACCCCCGGCGTCAGCGCGATGGAGGCCCGCGGCGACCACGCGGGCGTCCGCCGGCTGTTCCTGACCGCGACCCGGTGGATGCTTTACGCCGTCGTGCCGGTGAACCTCGGTCTCTGGTTCTTCGGCCGGCCGTTCCTCGCCCGGTGGGTCGGCCAGGAGTTCGTCGAAGGGAGTTTCCCGGCCCTGGCCCTCATGGCGACCACACTTTCTGTCGGGGTGGCGCAGTCGGTCTCGTCGCGAATCCTGTACGGTCTGGGCCGGCTCCGTCTGTTCGCCCGGGCGGCGCTCGGGGAAGCGGCGTTGAACCTGATCCTCACACTGGCTCTGACCGGCCCGCTGGGTGTCGAGGGCGTGGCCACAGCGGTCGCGGTGCCGAATCTGCTGTTCTGCCTGTTCGTCGTCGCGTACACCGCCCGCTTGTTGGACATCCCGATGGGCGAATACCTCCGCGCGGGATGGCTGCGGCCGGTCCTCGCGGGCGCGGTCCCGGTCGTCGTGTGGGCGGCAGCGGGCGAGGTCGCCCCGACGTGGGGCGCGATCGCGGTCGGCATCGCCGCGGGGTTGCTCCCTTACGCGATGGTGGTCGCCGCTTGTGAGACGCGGCCGACGGGTTGGCGCAAGCGACTCGTCGCGTTGCGGGCGACGGCGGCGCGGTGA
- a CDS encoding DUF1501 domain-containing protein, which yields MTAAGLATVAAGAPRTFAAEAIVHPKPTADTCILLWMGGGMGAPDTLDPKRYTPFEIGVPVEKILSTFPAIDTAVDNIKLTAGLENVAKVVDRGTLIRSHVVADLGNILHSRHQYHWHTGYVPPQTVACPHIGSWLARVLGPRNPAIPPFINIGQRLEGVGEQEELKAFTTGGFFGSEFGPFNLPFPDDAAAAVRPPKGMTPERFAARRAAFKELLKSSPIGETASDHHHESMLRSIDNADRLLTSKERDAFDLTKEARESYEKYNTGRFGLGCLLARRLTEAGARFIEVTTEYVPFLHWDTHENGHTTYARMKKEIDRPIAQLILDLEARGLLDRTLVVLASEFSRDMMIEGVPGSTAQDQSRAKAEKLGEMKHYGLHRHFTGGCSVMMFGGGMKKGYLYGATAQERPLVAVKNPVSIRDLHATIFTAMGVSPKTAFDVERRPFYATDDGKGKPVVDLFAKSM from the coding sequence ATGACGGCCGCGGGGCTCGCGACCGTCGCCGCCGGCGCGCCGCGGACGTTTGCGGCCGAGGCCATCGTCCACCCGAAGCCGACCGCGGACACCTGCATCCTGCTCTGGATGGGCGGCGGCATGGGGGCTCCCGACACGCTCGACCCGAAGCGGTACACGCCGTTTGAAATCGGCGTGCCGGTCGAGAAGATCCTGTCCACGTTCCCGGCCATCGATACGGCTGTGGACAACATCAAGCTCACGGCCGGGCTCGAAAACGTCGCGAAAGTAGTGGACCGCGGCACACTGATCCGGTCGCACGTGGTCGCGGACCTCGGCAACATCCTCCACTCCCGCCACCAGTACCACTGGCACACCGGGTACGTGCCGCCGCAAACGGTCGCGTGCCCGCACATCGGGTCGTGGCTCGCCCGCGTCCTCGGCCCGCGGAACCCGGCCATCCCGCCGTTCATCAACATCGGCCAGCGGCTCGAAGGGGTCGGCGAGCAGGAGGAACTCAAGGCCTTCACCACCGGCGGCTTTTTCGGCAGCGAGTTCGGGCCGTTCAACCTCCCCTTCCCGGACGACGCCGCGGCCGCCGTTCGCCCGCCCAAGGGGATGACGCCGGAGCGATTCGCCGCCCGCCGGGCCGCGTTCAAGGAATTGCTGAAAAGCAGCCCGATCGGCGAGACGGCCAGCGACCATCACCACGAGTCGATGCTCCGGTCGATCGACAACGCCGACCGTCTACTTACCAGCAAGGAGCGCGACGCTTTCGACCTGACGAAGGAAGCGCGGGAGAGCTACGAGAAATACAACACCGGCCGCTTCGGGCTCGGCTGCCTGCTCGCCCGGCGGTTGACCGAGGCCGGCGCCCGGTTCATCGAGGTGACGACCGAGTATGTGCCGTTCCTGCATTGGGACACCCACGAGAACGGTCACACCACCTACGCCCGGATGAAGAAAGAGATCGACCGGCCGATCGCGCAACTGATCCTCGACCTGGAGGCCCGCGGTCTACTCGACCGCACGCTCGTCGTTTTGGCGAGCGAGTTCAGCCGGGACATGATGATCGAAGGCGTCCCCGGCAGCACCGCCCAGGACCAGTCGCGGGCAAAAGCTGAAAAGCTCGGCGAGATGAAGCATTACGGGCTGCACCGCCACTTCACCGGTGGCTGTTCGGTGATGATGTTCGGCGGCGGGATGAAGAAGGGCTACCTCTACGGCGCGACGGCCCAAGAACGACCGCTGGTGGCGGTCAAGAACCCCGTCTCGATCCGCGACCTCCATGCGACGATCTTCACCGCGATGGGCGTGTCACCCAAGACGGCGTTCGACGTCGAGCGCCGGCCATTCTACGCCACCGACGACGGCAAAGGGAAACCTGTGGTCGACTTGTTCGCGAAGTCAATGTGA
- a CDS encoding PSD1 and planctomycete cytochrome C domain-containing protein: MTRHFVLLTMTLAFATPAAAQTPAAKPDFAHDVVSLLKAKCAGCHTNGTYKGGVSFDTREDLLKAKAAVPGKSAASEIVKRVTSTDPETRMPPKGKPLDEKEVKLLSAWIDDGLTWEPGFTFKPAAYTAPLKPRRVQLPQATAGRDHPIDRIIDAYLASKKVPAPPPLDDAGFARRVYLDLIGLPPAASELSAFLADGAADKRAKLVRKLLAEDRSYTDHWMAFWNDLLRNEYRGTGYIDGGRTQITAWLYKSLLENKPYDRFTRELIHPTAGSDGFAKGIKWRGVVNASQVVELQFAQNVGQVFFGANLKCASCHDSFIDSWKLNDAYGLAAVIADKPLAVHRCDKPTGATAGPKFLFPALGSIDPAAPKDKRLEQLAALVTHPDNGRFTRTIANRFWDRLMGRGIVYPVDVMGSKPWSEDLLDYLAVYLADNGYDLKKLLEHIVTSQAYQSRSVPRATEETGDDYVFRGPEVKRLTAEQFIDAIWMVAGTAPAKPIAPAAIPAFPQTVPAERRFVRATLVHCDDLMRSLGRPNREQVVTTRPAQLTTLQALDLLNGTTLTTTLAAGGAHILKANPKATPDQVTEWLFVRTLGRPPQPAERSAAHALLGDKPTAEGVADLLGAIVMLPEFQLVR; encoded by the coding sequence ATGACCCGGCACTTCGTGCTGTTGACGATGACTCTCGCGTTCGCCACCCCGGCGGCCGCGCAGACGCCCGCCGCAAAGCCTGATTTCGCGCACGACGTGGTATCGCTCCTGAAGGCGAAGTGCGCGGGCTGCCACACCAATGGTACTTACAAGGGCGGCGTGTCGTTCGACACCCGCGAGGATTTGCTCAAGGCCAAGGCCGCGGTCCCCGGCAAGTCGGCCGCCAGCGAGATCGTGAAGCGGGTCACGAGTACGGACCCCGAGACCCGGATGCCGCCGAAGGGCAAGCCGCTCGACGAGAAGGAAGTCAAACTCCTCTCGGCCTGGATCGACGACGGGCTGACGTGGGAGCCGGGGTTCACATTCAAGCCGGCCGCTTATACCGCGCCCCTCAAGCCCCGCCGCGTACAACTCCCGCAGGCGACGGCCGGGCGTGACCACCCGATCGACCGGATCATCGACGCCTACCTCGCTTCCAAGAAAGTCCCCGCACCGCCGCCCCTCGACGACGCGGGGTTCGCCCGGCGGGTCTACCTCGACCTGATCGGCCTGCCTCCGGCCGCGTCCGAGTTGTCTGCCTTTCTCGCGGACGGGGCGGCCGACAAGCGGGCGAAGCTCGTCCGCAAGCTGCTGGCCGAGGACCGATCGTATACCGACCACTGGATGGCGTTCTGGAACGACCTGCTCCGCAACGAATACCGCGGCACCGGCTACATCGACGGCGGCCGCACGCAGATCACCGCTTGGCTTTACAAGTCACTGCTGGAGAACAAGCCTTACGATCGATTCACCCGCGAACTGATCCACCCGACGGCGGGCTCGGACGGGTTCGCCAAGGGAATCAAGTGGCGGGGCGTGGTGAACGCCAGCCAGGTCGTCGAACTCCAGTTCGCGCAGAACGTCGGCCAAGTCTTCTTCGGGGCGAACCTGAAGTGCGCGTCGTGCCACGACAGCTTCATCGACTCCTGGAAGCTGAACGACGCTTACGGCCTGGCCGCGGTGATCGCGGACAAGCCGCTCGCCGTCCACCGCTGCGACAAGCCGACTGGGGCGACGGCCGGCCCCAAGTTCCTCTTCCCCGCCCTCGGCAGCATCGACCCCGCCGCCCCGAAGGACAAGCGCCTGGAACAACTCGCGGCCCTGGTCACGCACCCGGACAACGGCCGGTTCACCCGCACCATCGCGAACCGCTTCTGGGACCGGCTCATGGGCCGCGGGATCGTTTACCCTGTGGACGTGATGGGCAGCAAGCCGTGGAGCGAAGACCTGCTCGACTACCTCGCCGTATACCTCGCGGACAACGGGTACGATCTGAAGAAGTTGCTGGAACACATCGTCACCTCACAGGCGTACCAGTCCCGGTCGGTGCCGCGGGCCACGGAAGAGACGGGCGACGACTACGTTTTCCGCGGCCCGGAAGTCAAACGGCTCACGGCCGAGCAGTTCATCGACGCGATCTGGATGGTCGCCGGGACGGCCCCGGCGAAGCCAATCGCCCCGGCGGCGATTCCCGCGTTCCCGCAAACCGTCCCGGCTGAGCGGCGGTTCGTCCGGGCGACGCTCGTGCATTGCGACGACCTGATGCGGTCGCTCGGCCGGCCGAATCGCGAGCAGGTGGTGACGACCCGGCCCGCGCAGTTGACGACGCTACAAGCCCTCGATCTACTCAACGGTACGACGCTGACCACGACGCTCGCGGCCGGCGGTGCGCACATACTCAAAGCCAACCCGAAGGCGACGCCCGACCAGGTGACCGAGTGGCTCTTCGTTCGCACGCTCGGCCGCCCGCCCCAGCCGGCCGAACGGTCGGCCGCCCACGCCCTGCTCGGCGACAAGCCCACAGCCGAAGGCGTGGCCGACCTGCTCGGCGCGATCGTCATGCTCCCCGAATTCCAGCTCGTCCGCTGA
- a CDS encoding DUF1552 domain-containing protein — protein MKSFRKLDRRAFLRGAGGVALALPVLDAMGAEVTAKVPRRFCAIYTANGMSLPREAHGIDEWSWFPRVEKNGEFVFGKSTEPLAPFRKSLSFLGGLYHPSGPKSDPHVCSDMWLTGAPLHNPKPGSYNSVGLDQIIALHTKQHCRQPSLVLSIDAGTGFLSRTGTISYSLEGRPIPAENSPRRVFDRLFRGDRSSLASQRDDLRRRIKLVDAVAENARALNQQLGKTDRERMDQYLTSLNEVESRLTASERWIDVPLKRQDYSHLNLDATSEGEPAEYYRNMFDLIALAFDADITRSVTFMLNREDGMGISDTFPIKLGLSKTHHNLSHAEDKGGQLAFAKYDQFLSKQVAHFLDRLTTYKDRTGSVLDNTVVLFGSGASTTHNPRNLPTLIAGGTGLGLKHGTYWRNGETRMSNVHLSILRTLGIEMESFADSTGTVNGSVFGRV, from the coding sequence ATGAAGTCGTTTCGGAAGCTCGACCGGCGTGCGTTCCTCCGGGGGGCGGGCGGGGTCGCGCTGGCCCTGCCGGTACTCGACGCGATGGGCGCAGAGGTGACCGCGAAGGTACCCCGGCGGTTCTGTGCGATCTACACGGCCAACGGGATGTCGCTGCCGCGGGAAGCCCACGGGATCGACGAGTGGAGCTGGTTCCCGCGGGTCGAGAAGAACGGCGAGTTCGTCTTCGGGAAGTCGACAGAACCGCTCGCGCCGTTCCGCAAGAGCCTCAGCTTCCTGGGCGGCCTCTACCATCCGAGCGGTCCAAAGTCCGACCCGCACGTCTGCTCCGACATGTGGCTCACCGGCGCCCCGTTGCACAACCCGAAGCCCGGCAGTTACAACTCGGTCGGCCTCGACCAGATCATCGCCCTGCACACCAAGCAGCACTGCCGGCAGCCGTCGCTGGTGCTGTCGATCGACGCCGGGACTGGGTTCCTGTCGCGGACCGGCACCATTTCGTACAGCCTGGAAGGGCGCCCGATCCCGGCCGAGAATAGCCCCCGCCGGGTGTTCGACCGCCTCTTCCGCGGCGACCGCTCCTCACTCGCCTCACAACGCGACGACCTACGGCGGCGGATCAAGTTGGTGGACGCGGTGGCCGAGAACGCGCGGGCGCTCAACCAACAACTCGGCAAAACCGACCGCGAGCGGATGGATCAGTACCTCACCTCGCTGAACGAGGTCGAATCCCGGCTGACCGCCTCTGAGCGGTGGATCGACGTGCCATTGAAGAGGCAGGACTACTCGCACCTCAACCTCGACGCCACGTCCGAGGGCGAGCCGGCCGAATACTACCGAAATATGTTCGACCTGATCGCGCTGGCGTTTGACGCGGACATCACCCGGTCGGTTACCTTCATGCTCAACCGGGAAGACGGGATGGGCATCAGCGACACGTTCCCGATCAAGCTCGGTCTGTCCAAGACGCACCACAACCTCTCCCACGCGGAAGACAAGGGCGGGCAACTGGCGTTCGCCAAGTACGACCAGTTCCTCAGCAAGCAGGTGGCCCACTTCCTCGACCGTCTGACGACCTACAAGGACCGCACCGGCAGCGTACTCGACAACACCGTCGTCCTCTTCGGCAGCGGCGCCAGTACGACTCACAACCCCCGGAACCTGCCGACGTTGATAGCAGGCGGGACCGGGCTCGGGCTCAAGCACGGCACCTATTGGCGGAACGGCGAGACGCGGATGTCGAACGTCCACCTCAGCATCCTGCGGACGCTGGGCATTGAAATGGAGTCGTTCGCCGACAGCACCGGCACTGTGAACGGCTCCGTCTTCGGCCGCGTGTAA